Proteins encoded in a region of the Panicum hallii strain FIL2 chromosome 3, PHallii_v3.1, whole genome shotgun sequence genome:
- the LOC112886491 gene encoding stem 28 kDa glycoprotein-like, whose protein sequence is MAKLVALLVALVAAAGSSSCAAWELSIRMPTARAVEEAAARLDDEIRDAAAPLIHALRPLVGSAGELGRRAGVPCDSWRLAVEAYNKRDWKTVPASCEGYVGHYMLGGHYRRDSRVVVDEAVAYAKGLELAGNGREVWVFDIDETSLSNLPYYAEHGFGTEPFNATSFNAYVMEGSAVALPETRRLFGKLVSLGVKPVFLTGRSEDQRAITSANLRRQGYSGWEKLLLKPIGFKGTAIGFKSGERRKLQDAGYVIVGNIGDQWSDILGAPEGARTFKLPDPMYYIG, encoded by the exons ATGGCCAAGCTCGTCGCCCTCCTCGTGGCCctcgtggccgccgccggcagctCCTCCTGCGCCGCGTGGGAGCTCAGCATCCGGATGCCCACGGCGCGCGCGGTGGAGGAAGCCGCGGCGCGCCTGGACGATGAGATCAGGGACGCGGCGGCGCCGCTGATCCACGCGCTGCGCCCGCTGGTGGGCTCCGCCGGGGAGCTCGGCCGGCGCGCCGGCGTGCCGTGCGACAGCTGGCGCCTGGCCGTGGAGGCGTACAACAAGCGCGACTGGAAGACGGTGCCGGCCAGCTGCGAGGGCTACGTCGGCCACTACATGCTCGGCGGGCACTACCGCCGGGACTCCCGCGTCGTCGTCGACGAGGCCGTCGCCTACGCCAAGgggctcgagctcgccggcaaCGGCAGGGAGGTGTGGGTGTTCGACATCGACGAGACCTCGCTCTCCAACCTCCCCTACTACGCCGAGCACGGCTTCGG CACCGAGCCGTTCAACGCGACGAGCTTCAACGCGTACGTGATGGAGGGCAGCGCGGTGGCGCTGCCGGAGACGCGGCGGCTGTTCGGGAAGCTCGTCTCCCTCGGCGTCAAGCCGGTGTTCCTGACGGGCCGGAGCGAGGACCAGCGGGCCATCACGTCCGCGAACCTCCGCCGCCAGGGCTACTCCGGCTGGGAGAAGCTCCTGCTCAAGCCCATCGGGTTCAAGGGCACCGCCATTGGCTTCAAGTCCGGCGAGCGCAGGAAGCTCCAGGACGCCGGGTACGTCATCGTCGGCAACATCGGGGACCAGTGGAGCGACATCCTCGGCGCGCCGGAGGGGGCGCGCACCTTCAAGCTGCCCGACCCCATGTACTACATCGGCTGA